One part of the Plasmodium yoelii strain 17X genome assembly, chromosome: 13 genome encodes these proteins:
- a CDS encoding Yos1-like protein, putative, whose amino-acid sequence MSMYVFLLFESVVLLINSVLIINEKKLKKYKKVDISLNSNDIFDNIKLLFYTIRIYFKIPLIFLNLLCIIIEILFG is encoded by the coding sequence atgagtatgtatgtttttttattattcgaAAGTGTAGTACTGCTGATTAATAGtgttttaattataaacgaaaagaaattaaaaaaatataaaaaggtAGATATCAGTTTGAATAGTAATGATATTTTTGATAACATTAAATTGCTGTTCTACACAATAAGAATATACTTTAAAATCCCATTGATTTTTCTCAATcttttatgtattattattgaaATTTTATTTGGATAA